The genomic interval CCGGTCGGAGACCTCGCCTCCTTGCGCGGCGAACTCCTCGGCCTTCGCGAAGGCGAAGCGCCTCCAGCCTTGGGTTCCCAGCAGCAGGTCCAGCGCGAGCCCGGACTTGGGGTTCTTCTTGTCGAGGTAGAACTGCGCGTCGGCCAACTCCCGCACCTCGGGCTCCAGCAGCACCATCACCGGCAGTTCGGGGGCCTGCTCCCGCTTCTCCTTCAGTTGGAGCATGGCGTCGTCGGTGACGGTGAGCATCACCAGCGCGGAGACGGGTTTGCCATCGCGCGTGGTTTTCGCGGTGAGCTCCACCTTCGCGCCAGGCACCGTGCGCTCGTGATTCGCCGTCAGCGTGACCTGGATTTCCTTCGACGGCTGGCGGAACACGAGGCGCTCCGCGAGAGGCCGTCCATTCGCGTCCCATGCCGTCGCGATGAGCACGCCGTCCGCGTCGCCCGGGTCCAGGATGACGGAGTCGGACTCACGCGGGTCGACCACCGCCGAGGCGATGCGGACATCGCGCTGGCTCAGCGTCACCGTCACGCGGTTCAGGTGCGTCGTCCCCAGCGCCAGCTTCACGTGTTTCCCCATGGGCACCACGTCCTGCATGGCGCGGAGCACCGTGCCCTCTGGCTTCACGTCGGGCAGCGCGAAGGTCTTCCGGATTCCGGCCGGTGTGTGGATGCGCAGCGCGTATCGGGCACCCGCGCGAGGGGTGAGCGCGAAGCGGCCCCGGCCTTCGTGTTCCGAGCGCACGGATACGACAGGCATGCCCGTCTCCACATCCACCACGGTGCCCGACAGGTCCGCGGGCTTCTGGGCGGGGGTTCGTGCCTCGAAGTAGATGCGCGAGGGAACACCCGCCACCAGGTCTCCGCCCTCGGGATAGAACGCCAGGTCCAGCGTCTGGAGGAGGATGGGAATCGTCTTGGCGGCGGTCTCCACCACACCACCGTCCTGGACGGTGAAGCCCAGCGTCCCTTCGCCCCGTTCGATGTTCGTGGGCAGCGCGAAGCGGACGGGGCAGAGGCCCCGGGCATCCACCACGCAGGAGACCTGCGCGGCGGTGGCGCCATCGACGAGCGCGGTGGCGGTCACCTGGGCGCCCACCGGCACACCTCCCTCGGCGCGCTTCACGTCGAGCGTGGCCGCCACGGTGTCGCCTGGGCCGTAGCCATCGCGGAGGAACTCAATCTGGGACTTGAGCCGGGGCGCCCGGTACGCGCGCACGTCGAACTTCCGCTCGACGGTGGGCATGCGGTGGATGGCGCTCGTGACACGCAAGGTGTATTCGCCACCGGGTTGCCCTGGAGGGACGTGCCAGGCCATGCCCCAGACGGACTCGCGGGTGTCGATGGGGGCTGCCCAGACGACCTCGCCTTGGGGGCCGAGAATCTCGGCGTAGCCCATCGCTCTCTCCGGGTAGGGCCGGCGGCTGAAGCCGGCGAGGAAGAGCGCCCGGACCAGGACCTGGTCCCCTGGACGGTACAAGGGCTTGTCGGTGGTGATGAAGGTGTACGGCCGGTCCTCTCCAGGGTTGGACTGAAAGTCCACCGAGGCGAGCCCTGAGAGGGGCAGCAGGAGAAGCGCGGCGAGGCTCAGGGGGGCGAGCGCCCCGGGGAGGCGCGGGAGTGGGAGCGGCATGCCGCCTCTGAACGCATGGCTTTTCTGGAAGTTCTGCCCGCCTGGCGACTCGGCGTGTCCCGGGTGGGGGCTCGGAGTGTGGGTGGTTCGGGCGTGGGCGGTTGGGTGAAGCTGCCTGTCCGGCGGGGTGGGGCCCGCCTGGAATGGGCCGAGCCGGGCCGTGTTGAGGGCCCGCCGTTCGCGCCACCAGGAGACGAGGACATATGCGCAGGTCGTTTGTCGCACCGCTGCTGACCGGGTTGTTGACCGCTTCCACGGCCATGGCCGCCGAGGAAGACCCGTTCCTGTGGTTGGAAGAGGTGCAGGGACAGCGGGCGCTGGAGTGGGTGCGCGCGCAGAACGCGAAGACGGAGAGCGCGCTGGAGAAGGACCCGCGCTTCGAGCCCTTTCAGGCGGAGGCGCTGCGCATCTTCACCGCGACGGACCGCATCCCCACGCCTGTCTTTCGCGCGGGTGGGGTGGACACCTTCTGGCAGGACCAGGCGAACCCTCGAGGACGCTGGCAGCGCACGACGATGGAGGGCTACGCGAGCCCCACCATCCCCTGGGAGACGGTGTTCGACGTGGACGCGCTGGCGAAGGCGGAGGGGGTTCCCTGGGTCTTCAAGGGCGGCGACTGCCTGCCTCCCGCGGATCAACGCTGCATGGTCTTCCTCTCCAACGGCGGCAAGGACGCGGTGGAGGCGCGCGAGTTCGACGGCACGGCTCGGAAGTTCGTGGACGGTGGCTTCCGGCTGACGGAGGGCAAGCAGTCCCTGGATTGGCTGGACGTGGACACGCTGCTGGTGGGCCGTGACTGGGGCGGCGACACCCTCACCGAGTCCGGTTACCCATTCGTGCTCAAGCGCTGGAAGCGCGGCACGCCGTTGGAGCAGGCGGTGGAGGTGTATCGCGGCGAGCGCACGGACGTGTCCGCGCGGCCCATCACCCTGCACGACGCGGACGGCCAGCTCCAGGCGGTGCTCATCAACCGCTCGGTGACGTTCTTCGAGTCGGAGTACTTCCTTCTCGGTGACGCGGCCCCGGTGCGCTTGCCCTTCCCGCGCAAGGCGTCCATCCAGACACACCTCAAGGGGCAGATTGTCTTCACCCTCGAGGAGGACTGGGGCGGCTTCAAGCAGGGCGCGCTCCTGGCGTATTCGCTGGCGGACCTGAAGGCGGACGCGACGAAGGCGAAGCCCACGCTCATCTTCCAGCCCGGACCTCGTCAGGCCATCGAGGTGGTGGTAGCGACGCGCAATCACCTGCTGGTGAATCTCTACGAGGACGTGAAGGGCGCGCTGGATGTGTACACGCCGGGCAAGGCGGGCCGCTGGAGCAAGAAGCGCATGGCGATGCCCAAGAACGCGTCGGTGAGCGTCATCGGTTCGTCCAGGGCGCACGACAAGGTGTTCGCGCGCTCCGAGGGTTTCCTCGCGCCGACGTCGCTGTGGTTGGGGGATGTGTCGACGAACACGGTGAAGCAGGTGAAGTCGCTGCCCGCGCGCTTCGATGCCTCCAAGCACCGGGTGGAGCAGTTCTGGGTGAAGTCGAAGGACGGGACGAAGGTGCCCTACTTCCTGGTGCGTCCGGTGAAGCTCAAGCCGGGCGCCGTCACGCCGACGGTGGTGTACGGCTACGGCGGCTTCCAGGTGTCCAAGCCGCCCATGTACCTGCCGGAGATGGGCAAGTTGTGGCTGGAGCGCGGCGGTGCGTATGTCGTCGCGAACATCCGGGGCGGTGGCGAGTTCGGTCCTCGCTGGCACCAGGCCGCGCTGCGTGAAAACCGTCAGCGCTCCTTCGATGACTTCGCGGCCGTGATGGAGGACCTGGTCCGCCGCAAGGTGACGTCTCCCGCGCACATCGGCATCTACGGGCGCTCCAACGGAGGTGTGCTCACCAGCGTGACGATGACGCAGCATCCGGAGTTGCTCAACGCGGCGGTCATCGAGAGCCCGCTCATCGACATGATGCGCTACACGAAGCTGCCCGCGGGTGCGTCGTGGGCGGGGGAGTACGGGGACCCGGCGGTTCCCGAGGACGCGGCGTTCATCTCGAAGTACTCCGCCTACCAGAACCTGAAGGCGGGCGTGCGCTACCCCAAGCCATACATCACCACGAACACGAAGGACGACCGGGTGCACCCGGGCCACGCGCGCAAGTTCGCCGCGAAGCTGGAGGCCATGGGGCTGCCGTATCTCTATTACGAGAACACGGACGGCGGGCACTCCAACGACTCCGACCCGGTGCTCAACGCGCGCCGGTGGGCGCTGCACCACGTCTATCTGTCGCAGCAGTTGATGGACTGAGGAGGCTTCGGCTCACGCCCGTCCAGCAGACCGAGCCACCGGTGACGATGGCTCGGATGCCTTCGGAGAGGCGCCAACAGGCGCAAGGGGTGAGAGCCCGTCACCCACCCGGTGCGCACCACGGCTTCTCGGCCTCTGGCCCTACGGTGCTCGTTCCACGCGCCGCTGGAAGGGGCTCGTCGCGAATCAGGCTCTGGCTCACGGGCTCGACGCGCCGGGAGATGTCAGCGTCATAGCCCTCGCCACCGGGGGCCTTGTCCGCCCCATGGCTCAAGACCACGGGAACGCCCCCTTCGAGGCGATAGCGGTACGGACGATTCCAGGGGTCCCTGGGGACGGTCTCCGCGAAACCCCTGTCCACCAGCTCCTGGA from Myxococcus stipitatus carries:
- a CDS encoding prolyl oligopeptidase family serine peptidase; the encoded protein is MRRSFVAPLLTGLLTASTAMAAEEDPFLWLEEVQGQRALEWVRAQNAKTESALEKDPRFEPFQAEALRIFTATDRIPTPVFRAGGVDTFWQDQANPRGRWQRTTMEGYASPTIPWETVFDVDALAKAEGVPWVFKGGDCLPPADQRCMVFLSNGGKDAVEAREFDGTARKFVDGGFRLTEGKQSLDWLDVDTLLVGRDWGGDTLTESGYPFVLKRWKRGTPLEQAVEVYRGERTDVSARPITLHDADGQLQAVLINRSVTFFESEYFLLGDAAPVRLPFPRKASIQTHLKGQIVFTLEEDWGGFKQGALLAYSLADLKADATKAKPTLIFQPGPRQAIEVVVATRNHLLVNLYEDVKGALDVYTPGKAGRWSKKRMAMPKNASVSVIGSSRAHDKVFARSEGFLAPTSLWLGDVSTNTVKQVKSLPARFDASKHRVEQFWVKSKDGTKVPYFLVRPVKLKPGAVTPTVVYGYGGFQVSKPPMYLPEMGKLWLERGGAYVVANIRGGGEFGPRWHQAALRENRQRSFDDFAAVMEDLVRRKVTSPAHIGIYGRSNGGVLTSVTMTQHPELLNAAVIESPLIDMMRYTKLPAGASWAGEYGDPAVPEDAAFISKYSAYQNLKAGVRYPKPYITTNTKDDRVHPGHARKFAAKLEAMGLPYLYYENTDGGHSNDSDPVLNARRWALHHVYLSQQLMD
- a CDS encoding type II secretion system protein GspG, which translates into the protein MRKQWLLSCVLLGLVAAVVAGLAYVHDRVSQILHDRATLGVLQLSKNLQTFHARYGRYPSKQKGIQELVDRGFAETVPRDPWNRPYRYRLEGGVPVVLSHGADKAPGGEGYDADISRRVEPVSQSLIRDEPLPAARGTSTVGPEAEKPWCAPGG